Proteins from one Mycolicibacter virginiensis genomic window:
- a CDS encoding helicase HerA domain-containing protein → MSEPDNPFAGLKFGGGAGRPAPEPVPEPATEPRTEAPSEPVIDTAAAEESERRLEAAAAEYVQLLPAIQAAQPVRGSVEMPEVLSGTAYAVDAWMRLVADRETVTACGLDGLGTFRVSATAVKDAVFVTVCCENPSAAGTIAQRLIEMAERRGNLGRYTRLSGAGGTFTLARRNVEDPTFGWRESPKTKAFYLGGDYRRGVWDLVGLVQKADRALQYPQCVFGSDERGGSATLTLPPGMLPKQVQAAESGLRQALGMPELTVTIDGLNPVIHLNQKSLVREFPKVNPLKASWFTRPRTQAERHAAAPDFVLPLGVRDDGSPILVNQDQAPHMGIFGGTGAGKTVLLSSIVKAAVLQGAEVVLADAKNGKDFRKLALAGLRGVVSYNAASGGNDAVLHRAIRYARDELERRQALAERLTQRGVEYRPTPLLLVFDEAPAWIHDRSQSSRPKAVKDAAQAAVANLSYLCSQARELRVFVLTAGQFAYVSGFAGDWKVNTSTLVILGPPSEINRQSLFPAGAAGDAVRILGGTITKAMKGRGIAADVETGEVQLFQGFYNLPGRDADAFDAAVAQAPKLRRFAWRFPLPGADGGDGTWQTWTPATDPSSDSLPVVYLDGPDGIRDLGTVVFDPTSEHYKPGSKPLSTAHQHLSSYD, encoded by the coding sequence GTGTCCGAGCCAGATAACCCGTTCGCGGGCCTGAAGTTCGGCGGTGGAGCGGGTCGACCCGCACCCGAACCCGTGCCTGAACCGGCGACAGAGCCGCGTACGGAGGCGCCATCGGAGCCGGTGATCGACACGGCTGCCGCCGAGGAATCGGAACGCCGGCTGGAAGCTGCAGCCGCTGAATACGTTCAGCTGCTACCTGCAATTCAAGCTGCTCAGCCGGTGCGGGGAAGCGTGGAGATGCCGGAGGTGCTGAGCGGCACCGCGTACGCCGTCGACGCCTGGATGCGGCTGGTCGCGGATCGGGAAACGGTCACTGCGTGCGGCCTGGATGGCCTCGGAACCTTCCGAGTGAGCGCGACAGCGGTCAAAGACGCGGTCTTCGTCACCGTCTGCTGCGAGAACCCATCAGCAGCCGGGACGATCGCGCAGCGGCTGATTGAAATGGCCGAGCGGAGAGGGAATCTCGGCCGGTACACCCGCCTCAGCGGTGCCGGAGGTACCTTCACCCTGGCCCGAAGGAACGTCGAAGACCCGACTTTCGGGTGGCGCGAATCGCCGAAGACGAAGGCGTTCTACCTCGGTGGTGACTACCGTCGCGGGGTCTGGGATCTGGTCGGTCTGGTGCAGAAAGCCGACCGTGCGCTGCAGTACCCGCAGTGTGTGTTCGGCTCCGATGAGCGCGGCGGAAGCGCCACGCTGACCCTCCCGCCGGGCATGCTCCCGAAGCAGGTGCAGGCGGCGGAATCGGGACTGCGACAGGCCCTCGGGATGCCCGAACTGACCGTCACCATTGACGGGCTGAACCCGGTTATCCACCTGAATCAGAAGTCGCTGGTGCGGGAGTTCCCGAAGGTCAACCCGTTGAAGGCAAGCTGGTTTACCCGCCCTCGAACGCAAGCGGAACGTCATGCTGCAGCACCTGATTTCGTGCTCCCTCTGGGTGTGCGCGATGACGGCAGTCCAATCCTGGTCAATCAAGATCAGGCGCCGCACATGGGAATCTTCGGAGGGACCGGTGCCGGCAAGACCGTGCTGCTGAGCAGCATTGTCAAAGCGGCTGTTCTGCAGGGAGCCGAAGTGGTTCTAGCGGATGCGAAGAACGGCAAAGACTTCCGCAAGTTGGCACTGGCGGGTCTGCGCGGAGTGGTCAGCTACAACGCCGCCAGCGGCGGAAACGACGCAGTCTTGCATCGCGCAATCCGCTACGCCCGGGATGAACTGGAGCGCCGTCAGGCGCTGGCTGAGCGGCTGACGCAGAGGGGTGTGGAGTACCGTCCTACTCCTTTGCTTTTGGTGTTCGACGAGGCACCGGCGTGGATCCACGACCGTAGCCAATCGTCGCGGCCAAAGGCGGTGAAAGACGCCGCCCAGGCCGCCGTTGCGAACCTGTCCTACCTCTGCTCGCAGGCCCGCGAGCTGCGGGTATTCGTGCTCACAGCGGGCCAGTTCGCGTACGTCAGTGGCTTCGCCGGTGACTGGAAGGTAAACACTTCGACCCTGGTCATTCTTGGCCCCCCGAGCGAGATCAACCGCCAGTCGCTGTTCCCAGCCGGGGCGGCCGGGGACGCGGTCCGAATCCTCGGCGGAACCATCACCAAGGCGATGAAGGGACGCGGGATCGCCGCCGATGTCGAGACCGGTGAAGTTCAGCTGTTCCAGGGGTTCTACAACCTGCCCGGTAGGGATGCAGATGCGTTCGACGCAGCGGTGGCGCAAGCCCCCAAACTGCGCCGTTTCGCTTGGCGGTTTCCGCTTCCCGGCGCAGATGGTGGTGACGGAACGTGGCAGACCTGGACCCCTGCAACCGATCCCAGCTCCGACTCTTTGCCAGTGGTTTACCTCGACGGTCCGGACGGGATCCGCGACCTCGGAACTGTGGTGTTTGACCCCACTAGTGAGCACTACAAGCCGGGGTCGAAACCGCTGTCCACCGCCCACCAACACCTCAGCTCATACGACTAG
- a CDS encoding helix-turn-helix domain-containing protein, with product MQRWIAEGRLPAIRPGGRNYRVLESDLNAFIDGSRVTVGGAA from the coding sequence ATCCAGCGGTGGATTGCCGAAGGGCGGCTGCCCGCGATCCGCCCCGGCGGGCGCAATTATCGGGTTCTGGAGAGCGACCTGAACGCGTTCATCGACGGCAGCCGGGTGACCGTCGGCGGCGCTGCATGA
- a CDS encoding DUF2637 domain-containing protein encodes MSMRRWRYTLAVAVAASVAGNVRYAWLTGSAELAAEAGAVAAAAPLFLFFVTHNLAAEPAGITRGWRQKAALAGAWAITAAAFAASYQQLHAYVQVLGLSSASAWLTPLIVDVTIAVASVKVLDPASVAPARVATGDHAAATSDHAVAASPAAPVADPATDPPAAGHSGAGLHLVAGQGDRHLTSADHAAAGVDGMPAASPDAHLGRAEELVAAGVVKAPVPAVATALAGLADGGSHRAVAAATGLHRTSIARLATAAEEVMTAG; translated from the coding sequence ATGAGCATGCGCAGGTGGCGGTACACCCTGGCAGTGGCGGTCGCGGCGTCAGTCGCCGGCAACGTGCGATACGCCTGGCTGACTGGGTCGGCCGAACTTGCGGCGGAGGCCGGTGCAGTCGCAGCTGCGGCCCCGCTGTTCCTGTTCTTCGTCACGCACAACCTCGCCGCCGAACCCGCTGGGATTACACGGGGTTGGCGCCAGAAGGCAGCACTGGCAGGAGCGTGGGCGATCACCGCTGCTGCGTTCGCCGCGTCGTACCAGCAGTTGCACGCCTACGTGCAGGTGCTGGGCCTGTCCAGCGCGTCGGCGTGGCTGACACCGTTGATCGTTGACGTCACCATCGCAGTCGCATCGGTGAAGGTGCTGGACCCCGCGTCCGTCGCTCCGGCCAGGGTGGCCACCGGCGACCATGCAGCAGCCACCAGCGACCATGCGGTGGCCGCCTCCCCGGCCGCCCCGGTCGCTGACCCGGCCACTGACCCTCCCGCTGCGGGTCACTCTGGCGCTGGCTTGCACCTGGTCGCCGGCCAGGGCGATCGGCACCTGACCAGCGCCGACCATGCAGCGGCCGGGGTGGACGGCATGCCCGCCGCCAGCCCCGACGCCCACCTGGGACGGGCAGAGGAGCTGGTGGCGGCCGGGGTGGTGAAGGCTCCGGTGCCCGCGGTCGCCACAGCACTGGCCGGGCTGGCCGACGGCGGCAGTCACCGGGCGGTGGCGGCGGCCACCGGGCTGCATCGGACTTCGATCGCTCGGCTGGCGACGGCCGCCGAGGAGGTGATGACGGCCGGGTGA
- a CDS encoding helix-turn-helix domain-containing protein, translated as MTTTFPTAVAPLIVPEIGGVPVQTVGTMTAAAMAGVSERTIRRWIADGLLPARKRPTGKLAIRVADLEKVT; from the coding sequence ATGACTACCACCTTCCCCACCGCCGTGGCGCCTCTCATCGTGCCGGAAATCGGCGGCGTACCAGTCCAAACCGTTGGCACTATGACCGCTGCTGCGATGGCCGGAGTAAGTGAGCGGACCATTCGCCGCTGGATCGCGGATGGCCTTCTCCCGGCGCGGAAACGCCCCACCGGCAAGCTGGCGATCCGCGTCGCGGACCTCGAAAAAGTGACTTAG
- a CDS encoding DUF3987 domain-containing protein produces MSTEHRDLLARMTGLGSHLVALASTAKRPVSDGWPLARALSVEDAETHLDRGGNVGVNLAASAMICLDAENFAATAAVTGAGFIHTVIPAKAQTEHAIDPAKDKRGGTHTWLRVPDGIDPWELRSDRTGITLPNGGTIDVLAGHRQAVAPPSQLAEAPGYMYQPALGGPLDPSSGVTDIAIAPMWLFDPQVPGCPPELAPLNGVLAPKTAYDQVEADAKSQELTDQIDEIPWETWIAGDRRLQETGQLDTCGCEIYHWHTSENGKSVTLHDGCDKGYGAHVWSGTMIGELGLNNDHLSRLNFAALLRGVKPRDAAASVGIQLGGGNGEDLAPVRPEHFEESAREALQRGDERAAAMYRKAAAVLRGRMPADIDAGEIGENSRIAGGVPTPPQRPSFTYVKGGGEGGDAPRPPVAAVPPIFTVLTSAPVDDGDDPAPPPMLLAGDPGPFPVYALPPVLREHCAWVMEAKAVPAAMVAPMYLPLLSAACGRAIIVPRTGWTEFGPIWICVVAPPSSRKSPVLNEVKAPLLSAQRILRDRTERVRMAAEARAEATGESLEEARAEYSKACKEHLESLPAGMIAVAEPEHIQQLRDRMEQLRQLANAAAAEVPPNVKLSFDDATDAALEEHLKRTGGYAFMLAPEGSRWFDALLDPRNSATTSGAYLDLYDGGTKRSERIGRGDTEVDNCYLPMLVIIQPDPLIAALKPDRDGRRRLIGDGTAARMGMSIVHYVQPDDFDHPIPDGTGPINRYDAAVEREFLRSYGRTEPLRFELDAEARKAFGTIYDRIERIKVDANALRDGGGMAEAWGKAAGRALRIARVFTQIQMTDAELATPGPKLITAETITNAWAIAEWLLASAAHGMGGATPASPEQVHARCLTWLRKRLVKAGAAGVEFRKLHDNARHRPRLRAAIDELVAAGEVTVSAGPISSATVTATTTLQRSA; encoded by the coding sequence ATGAGCACCGAACACCGGGACCTTCTCGCCCGCATGACGGGCCTCGGCTCGCACCTGGTTGCCCTGGCCAGCACTGCTAAACGTCCCGTCAGCGACGGTTGGCCGCTGGCTCGGGCGCTGTCGGTCGAAGACGCCGAAACACACCTCGACCGCGGCGGGAACGTCGGCGTCAACCTCGCCGCTTCCGCCATGATCTGTCTTGATGCCGAGAATTTTGCCGCCACTGCTGCCGTTACCGGTGCCGGTTTCATCCATACCGTGATTCCGGCGAAGGCCCAGACGGAGCACGCCATCGATCCCGCGAAGGACAAGAGGGGCGGAACCCATACCTGGCTGCGGGTGCCCGACGGGATCGACCCGTGGGAGCTACGTTCCGACCGCACCGGGATCACCCTCCCCAACGGCGGCACGATCGACGTGCTGGCCGGCCACCGACAGGCTGTCGCCCCTCCGTCGCAGCTGGCTGAGGCGCCCGGCTACATGTACCAGCCGGCGCTCGGCGGGCCACTGGATCCCTCCTCCGGCGTTACCGACATCGCCATCGCGCCGATGTGGCTGTTCGACCCGCAGGTACCCGGCTGCCCGCCGGAGCTGGCTCCGCTCAACGGGGTTCTGGCGCCGAAGACGGCCTACGACCAGGTTGAGGCCGACGCCAAGAGCCAGGAACTGACCGACCAGATCGACGAAATCCCTTGGGAAACCTGGATTGCGGGTGACCGGCGGCTGCAGGAGACCGGGCAGCTCGACACCTGCGGCTGCGAGATCTACCACTGGCATACCTCCGAGAACGGCAAGAGCGTCACGCTGCACGACGGCTGCGACAAGGGCTACGGAGCCCACGTTTGGTCCGGCACCATGATCGGCGAACTCGGCCTCAACAACGATCACCTGTCGCGGCTCAACTTCGCCGCTCTGTTGCGAGGAGTGAAGCCGCGCGACGCCGCGGCGTCGGTGGGGATCCAACTCGGCGGGGGCAACGGCGAGGACTTGGCGCCGGTGCGGCCGGAACACTTCGAAGAGTCCGCTCGGGAAGCGCTGCAGCGCGGTGACGAGCGCGCGGCTGCGATGTACCGCAAGGCCGCCGCTGTGCTGCGCGGGCGTATGCCAGCCGACATCGACGCAGGCGAGATTGGGGAGAATTCACGCATCGCTGGCGGTGTGCCGACGCCACCGCAGCGGCCGAGCTTCACGTACGTGAAAGGCGGCGGTGAAGGTGGTGACGCACCCCGGCCGCCGGTGGCGGCAGTACCGCCGATCTTCACGGTCCTGACCTCGGCTCCGGTGGATGACGGCGACGACCCGGCGCCGCCGCCGATGCTGCTCGCAGGCGATCCGGGACCATTCCCGGTCTACGCCCTGCCGCCGGTGCTGCGAGAGCACTGCGCGTGGGTGATGGAGGCCAAAGCGGTTCCGGCCGCCATGGTGGCACCGATGTACCTACCCCTGTTGAGCGCAGCGTGCGGCCGCGCGATCATCGTTCCGCGGACGGGATGGACCGAGTTCGGGCCGATCTGGATCTGCGTTGTCGCGCCGCCGAGCTCGCGTAAATCACCGGTATTGAATGAGGTCAAAGCCCCTCTGCTCTCCGCTCAGCGCATCCTGCGCGACCGCACCGAGCGGGTCAGGATGGCCGCTGAAGCCCGCGCAGAGGCCACCGGCGAATCGCTGGAAGAGGCACGGGCGGAATACTCGAAGGCATGCAAAGAGCATCTTGAGTCGCTGCCGGCAGGGATGATCGCCGTCGCCGAACCGGAGCATATCCAGCAACTGCGTGATCGGATGGAGCAGCTACGTCAACTGGCGAACGCGGCGGCGGCAGAGGTACCGCCGAACGTCAAATTGTCGTTCGATGACGCCACGGACGCTGCGCTTGAGGAGCACCTGAAGCGCACCGGCGGCTACGCGTTCATGCTCGCGCCGGAAGGGTCACGGTGGTTCGATGCGCTTCTCGACCCGCGGAACTCTGCCACCACCAGCGGCGCGTACTTGGACCTATACGACGGCGGCACGAAACGCAGCGAACGGATCGGCCGCGGCGACACCGAGGTAGATAACTGCTATCTACCCATGCTGGTGATCATTCAGCCGGATCCACTGATTGCAGCGCTGAAGCCGGACCGGGATGGGCGCCGGCGGCTGATCGGCGACGGCACGGCGGCGCGGATGGGCATGTCGATCGTGCATTACGTCCAGCCCGACGACTTCGACCACCCCATCCCCGATGGCACCGGGCCGATCAACCGCTACGACGCGGCTGTGGAGAGGGAATTCCTGCGTTCCTACGGCCGCACGGAGCCGCTTCGGTTCGAACTCGACGCTGAGGCCCGGAAAGCGTTCGGCACGATCTATGACCGCATCGAGCGCATAAAGGTTGACGCTAACGCCCTTCGCGATGGCGGCGGGATGGCTGAGGCGTGGGGCAAGGCCGCGGGTCGGGCGTTGCGGATCGCGCGGGTGTTCACGCAGATTCAGATGACCGATGCGGAGCTCGCTACTCCTGGTCCGAAGCTCATCACGGCGGAGACGATCACGAACGCATGGGCGATCGCCGAGTGGCTCTTGGCCAGCGCCGCTCACGGCATGGGCGGAGCCACTCCAGCCAGTCCCGAACAGGTCCACGCGCGCTGCTTGACCTGGCTGCGGAAGCGTCTGGTGAAGGCGGGCGCCGCTGGGGTGGAGTTTCGCAAATTGCACGACAACGCGAGGCACCGGCCGCGGCTGCGGGCAGCGATCGACGAACTCGTCGCCGCTGGTGAGGTCACGGTGTCAGCCGGTCCGATCAGCAGCGCCACCGTCACCGCTACAACGACGCTGCAGCGCAGCGCTTGA
- a CDS encoding abortive infection family protein yields MSLTQQEVMKVVNRFIGVSGGYLGDFTYRTHAEFYPEYCDLDVDPETYVGTTRERFIEILSTRSARDQAKILRGLTERFGDDPDHPSRSELRPELEGWIARLESAPAVALDVPAHTRDVVARALADADQLIRSNGATSAVDRIHTALHGHVLALCQAKGTDVDRETTLTRALKLLRQNHPALEASGPRAEDISRVLGAMATVLDSLNPIRNNASVAHPNEDLLDEPEAGLAINAARTIFAFLDAKLGGRG; encoded by the coding sequence GTGAGCCTCACGCAGCAGGAGGTGATGAAGGTCGTCAATCGCTTCATCGGCGTGAGCGGTGGCTACCTGGGCGATTTCACCTATCGGACGCATGCGGAGTTCTACCCCGAGTATTGCGACCTTGACGTCGATCCGGAAACGTATGTCGGGACAACACGGGAGCGCTTTATCGAAATCCTGTCGACGCGGTCGGCGCGGGACCAGGCGAAGATTCTGCGAGGTCTGACCGAGCGATTCGGTGACGACCCTGACCACCCGAGCCGCTCCGAGCTCCGCCCGGAACTTGAAGGGTGGATCGCCCGACTAGAGAGTGCGCCGGCGGTCGCTTTGGACGTCCCCGCGCACACCAGAGACGTCGTTGCGCGTGCACTCGCTGACGCCGACCAACTGATCCGTAGCAACGGCGCGACGAGTGCGGTTGATCGGATCCACACCGCATTGCACGGTCACGTGCTGGCCCTGTGCCAGGCAAAGGGTACCGATGTCGACCGCGAGACAACGTTGACCAGGGCGCTCAAGCTGCTGCGGCAGAATCACCCCGCTCTAGAGGCAAGCGGACCGCGTGCCGAGGACATCTCACGAGTGCTCGGGGCGATGGCCACCGTCCTCGACTCCCTCAACCCGATCCGAAACAACGCGAGCGTCGCACATCCGAACGAGGATTTGCTCGACGAACCCGAGGCGGGCCTGGCGATCAACGCCGCGCGAACGATCTTCGCTTTCCTCGATGCAAAGCTCGGCGGGAGAGGGTAG
- a CDS encoding DUF4365 domain-containing protein has product MSRLGLGLDGAKSRYSQAYLSAICSQSGHTLQEGRQDEDCWAVDTTVDLTAASVLVQLKCTSSPKGTRKGDYRIPLKQHWVDSWSAKMVPVYVMLVVVPPGQDEWIEQGDGQTVHRTHAYWERFDPKAHTKSIVLPKNQRFQASTLTTWETHLNDVFAGGAA; this is encoded by the coding sequence ATGAGCCGGCTGGGACTCGGCCTGGACGGCGCGAAATCCCGCTACAGCCAGGCGTACCTCTCGGCGATCTGCTCGCAGTCGGGGCATACGCTGCAGGAGGGCCGACAAGACGAGGACTGCTGGGCTGTCGACACGACCGTGGATCTGACTGCCGCCTCGGTGCTAGTCCAGCTGAAGTGCACGTCTTCCCCGAAGGGGACGCGCAAGGGGGATTACCGGATTCCGCTTAAACAGCACTGGGTCGACAGCTGGTCAGCGAAGATGGTTCCGGTCTACGTGATGCTGGTTGTCGTACCCCCGGGACAAGATGAGTGGATCGAGCAGGGTGACGGGCAGACGGTGCACCGGACTCATGCGTACTGGGAGAGGTTCGACCCGAAAGCGCACACCAAATCCATCGTCCTGCCGAAGAATCAACGCTTCCAAGCGTCGACGCTTACGACCTGGGAGACCCACTTGAACGATGTCTTCGCGGGAGGTGCAGCATGA
- a CDS encoding DNA methyltransferase: MASGDADKNQLYFGDNLHVLRKYVADESVDLVYLDPPFNSNRNYSVIFNKHGEVDAAAQIEAFEDTWHWTPDTETEFNAFVTTAAGSVADVLTAFRTMLGENDAMAYLVNMAPRLVELHRVLKPTGSLYLHCDPTMSHYLKVLLDGIFDVRSFKNEIIWRRTGAHSPGRKFGPIHDVILFYTKAQGTAGFYFNPQKTPYTVEHVKSRYTQQPDGQWKFTSGGNILTGSGIREGESGMPWRGVDPTSKNRHWAIPGYVDEQLSDDEQQLGVLDKLEAAYQKGLIEIIPGRAWPEPVRYLDDEGGSPMGDIWAYQPGTSGVLAGTADSIDSDVAYLGPTSPERLGYPTQKPMGLLERILKSSCPEEGVVLDPFCGCGTTIDAAQKLGRRWIGIDITYISVDLIIKRLQHTYGNDITQTFVTAGIPQDYAAAHAMFTKDAFEFERWAVSLVAAQPNQKQVGDKGVDGVGRFILGRGEVGKVLVSVKGGKTINPGMVRDLAGTVKAQGAQLGIFITLAPPTKGVTDAINHGGVWKHPANGEVFPVLQHVTIKDLMQGRRPKLPTMYKPYIEAKRQKVAAEMDSLW, translated from the coding sequence GTGGCCTCAGGAGACGCGGACAAGAACCAGCTGTACTTCGGCGACAACCTCCACGTCCTGCGCAAGTACGTCGCAGACGAGTCGGTAGACCTCGTATACCTGGACCCGCCGTTCAATTCGAACCGCAATTACTCGGTGATCTTCAACAAGCACGGAGAGGTCGACGCCGCGGCGCAGATCGAGGCGTTCGAGGACACGTGGCATTGGACCCCGGACACGGAGACAGAGTTCAACGCATTTGTCACCACGGCGGCCGGCAGTGTCGCCGATGTACTTACCGCTTTCCGCACGATGCTGGGTGAAAACGACGCGATGGCGTATCTGGTGAACATGGCGCCCCGGCTGGTGGAGCTACACCGTGTGCTGAAACCGACCGGCTCGCTGTACTTGCACTGCGACCCGACCATGAGCCACTACCTGAAGGTTCTGCTCGACGGAATTTTCGATGTTCGGTCGTTCAAGAACGAGATCATCTGGCGTCGCACGGGAGCGCATTCACCTGGCCGCAAGTTTGGTCCGATCCACGACGTGATCCTGTTCTACACGAAGGCTCAAGGCACGGCTGGCTTCTACTTCAACCCCCAGAAAACGCCGTACACCGTGGAGCACGTCAAGTCCCGGTATACCCAGCAACCCGACGGGCAGTGGAAGTTCACCTCCGGCGGCAACATCCTCACCGGGTCCGGCATCCGCGAAGGCGAGTCGGGGATGCCATGGCGTGGCGTGGACCCTACGTCGAAGAACCGGCATTGGGCGATCCCGGGCTACGTCGACGAGCAACTCTCCGACGACGAACAGCAGCTTGGTGTTTTGGACAAGCTCGAAGCCGCTTACCAGAAGGGCTTGATTGAGATCATTCCCGGCCGCGCCTGGCCTGAACCGGTGCGCTATCTCGACGATGAAGGCGGCTCGCCGATGGGCGACATCTGGGCCTATCAACCCGGAACCTCCGGTGTTCTCGCCGGCACCGCCGACAGCATCGACTCCGACGTGGCTTACCTCGGCCCGACATCGCCGGAGCGGCTCGGCTACCCCACACAGAAGCCGATGGGTCTGCTGGAGCGAATCCTCAAGTCTTCGTGTCCCGAAGAGGGTGTGGTGCTCGACCCGTTCTGCGGCTGCGGCACCACGATCGACGCGGCGCAGAAGCTCGGTCGGCGATGGATTGGTATCGACATCACCTACATCTCGGTGGACCTGATCATCAAGCGGCTGCAGCACACCTACGGCAACGACATCACCCAGACGTTCGTCACTGCTGGAATCCCACAGGACTACGCCGCTGCGCACGCCATGTTCACCAAAGACGCCTTCGAGTTCGAGCGATGGGCCGTGTCACTAGTTGCCGCGCAGCCCAACCAGAAGCAGGTCGGTGACAAGGGTGTCGACGGCGTCGGTCGGTTCATCCTCGGCCGCGGTGAAGTCGGAAAGGTCCTGGTGTCCGTCAAAGGAGGTAAGACGATCAACCCGGGCATGGTCCGGGACCTAGCTGGGACCGTGAAAGCGCAGGGCGCGCAACTCGGAATCTTCATCACGCTGGCTCCGCCCACGAAGGGTGTCACGGACGCGATCAACCACGGCGGTGTCTGGAAACATCCGGCCAACGGTGAGGTTTTTCCTGTGCTGCAACACGTAACGATCAAGGATCTGATGCAGGGCAGACGCCCGAAGTTGCCGACCATGTATAAGCCGTACATCGAGGCGAAGAGACAAAAGGTCGCCGCCGAGATGGACAGCCTGTGGTGA
- the leuA gene encoding 2-isopropylmalate synthase, whose protein sequence is MTTFSSTSDSVSSDAFTSTRTITTPAGPPNPGQPTWNPQRGSAMPVHRYRSFADEVENITLPDRTWPDRVIDRAPLWCAVDLRDGNQALIDPMGPARKRRMFDLLVAMGYKEIEVGFPAASQTDFDFVREIITEGAVPDDVTLQVMTQCRDALIERTFEACAGAKSVIVHFYSSTSVLQRRVVFRADKDAVQEIAVNAARKCLSEAAKHPGTRWRYQYSPESYTGTELAYAKAVCDAVGDVIEPTPDNPIIFNLPATVEMATPNVYADSIEWMSRNLKRRDSVILSLHPHNDRGTAVAAAELGYAAGADRIEGCLFGNGERTGNVCLVTLGLNLFSRGVDPQIDFSNIDEIRRTVEYCNQLNVPERHPYGGDLVYTAFSGSHQDAINKGLDQMKVDADAADSDVDDMLWQVPYLPIDPRDVGRTYEAVIRVNSQSGKGGVAYVMKTDHGLVLPRRLQIEFSRVIQQLTDGEGGEVTPKEMWDAFADEYLNPIRPLERMHQKLLAAETDDGADRIEAVVKVDGVETEITGAGNGPLAAFVDALCQVGVHVHVLDYSEHAMSAGEEAQAAAYVEASVGERTVWGVGIAPSITTASLRAVVSAVNRAAGR, encoded by the coding sequence ATGACCACTTTCTCTTCCACCTCGGATTCCGTTTCCTCGGACGCCTTCACGTCCACCCGCACCATCACCACACCCGCGGGGCCTCCCAACCCCGGCCAGCCCACCTGGAACCCGCAGCGCGGCTCGGCAATGCCGGTCCACCGGTACCGCAGCTTCGCCGACGAGGTCGAGAACATCACGCTGCCCGACCGCACCTGGCCTGACCGTGTCATCGACCGCGCTCCGCTGTGGTGTGCGGTGGATCTGCGCGACGGCAATCAGGCGCTGATCGACCCCATGGGTCCGGCCCGCAAGCGGCGGATGTTCGACCTGCTGGTGGCGATGGGCTACAAGGAGATCGAGGTCGGCTTCCCCGCCGCGAGCCAGACCGACTTCGACTTCGTCCGCGAGATCATCACCGAGGGTGCGGTGCCGGATGACGTGACGCTGCAGGTGATGACGCAGTGCCGGGATGCGCTGATCGAGCGCACCTTCGAGGCGTGCGCCGGCGCGAAGAGCGTGATCGTGCACTTCTACAGCTCGACGTCGGTGCTGCAGCGCCGGGTGGTGTTCCGCGCGGACAAGGACGCCGTGCAGGAGATCGCCGTCAACGCAGCTCGAAAGTGCCTGTCCGAGGCGGCAAAGCACCCCGGCACCCGCTGGCGTTACCAGTATTCGCCGGAGTCCTACACCGGAACCGAACTGGCCTACGCCAAGGCGGTGTGCGACGCGGTGGGCGATGTCATCGAGCCGACGCCGGACAACCCGATCATCTTCAACCTGCCGGCGACGGTGGAGATGGCGACACCGAACGTCTACGCCGACTCGATCGAGTGGATGAGCCGCAACCTGAAGCGTCGCGACTCGGTGATCCTGAGCCTGCACCCGCACAACGACCGCGGGACCGCGGTGGCCGCCGCGGAGCTGGGCTATGCGGCCGGGGCGGACCGGATCGAGGGCTGCCTGTTCGGCAACGGCGAGCGCACCGGCAACGTCTGCCTGGTGACGCTGGGGCTGAACCTGTTCTCGCGTGGCGTGGATCCGCAGATCGACTTCTCCAACATCGACGAGATCCGCCGCACCGTCGAGTACTGCAACCAGCTGAACGTGCCCGAGCGTCACCCCTACGGCGGCGACCTGGTCTACACCGCGTTCTCCGGAAGCCACCAGGACGCCATCAACAAGGGCCTGGACCAGATGAAGGTCGACGCCGACGCCGCCGACTCCGACGTCGACGACATGCTCTGGCAGGTGCCCTACCTGCCGATCGACCCCCGCGACGTGGGCCGTACCTACGAAGCGGTGATCCGGGTCAACTCGCAGTCCGGCAAGGGCGGCGTGGCGTATGTGATGAAGACCGACCACGGCCTGGTGCTGCCGCGCCGGCTGCAGATCGAATTCTCCCGTGTGATCCAGCAGCTGACCGACGGGGAGGGCGGCGAGGTCACGCCGAAGGAGATGTGGGACGCCTTCGCCGACGAGTACCTGAACCCGATCCGTCCGCTGGAGCGCATGCACCAGAAGCTGCTGGCCGCCGAGACCGACGACGGCGCCGACCGCATCGAGGCCGTGGTGAAGGTCGACGGCGTGGAGACCGAGATCACCGGGGCCGGCAACGGCCCGCTGGCCGCGTTCGTCGATGCCCTGTGCCAGGTCGGTGTACATGTTCATGTGCTGGACTACTCCGAGCACGCGATGAGTGCCGGCGAGGAAGCCCAGGCCGCGGCGTACGTGGAGGCGTCCGTGGGCGAGCGGACCGTGTGGGGCGTGGGGATCGCACCGTCGATCACCACCGCGTCGCTGCGGGCGGTCGTCTCCGCGGTGAACCGGGCGGCGGGGCGGTGA